GGAGGTGTGGCCTCCGCCCTTGACACGGATGCGCATGTCTACCCCGGCAAAGCGGTGTCGTCCGAGGAGGAGGATAGGCTCGTAGGCCTTGAACCGGAGGATCTCAGGCTCCACGAGCTCGATCGGGCAGCCATTGATCTTGATGAGGCCACGCCCTCGCTTGCAGTAGGTCACTGCCACCGCGGTCTTCTTGCGGCCGAAACACTGTACGGACTCCACCGGTGCCGCCATTGCTGAGATGCCTTTGCGCTTATGTGTGGGGGTTGCCTGCGGAAACGAAAAGAGGGAGATATGGAGGGGtattttttagggttttggctGCGGGGATTTGGATTGATGGACGGCTATGATTGGTCGTGCAATTTGGAGAGTGGTCGATTGGAATTTGGTACGATGATTTTACTATAGCTGCTGGAGGGCCCCCATCCGGTTCGTCAGCTCACATACGGTGGGCGGAAGGGGGTGCCGGCTGGGCCTTGGGCCCGCCGAATTTCACTCGTCCGTTTGAtccactatatataatatatattacatatattagaaaaataatttgtttaataaaacAACGTCAAGCATCGTTTTGTTTTAAGCAAGGATTTAAGGGTGTGTCtggatattgaaatgagttgagttgagttgagttgagttgtgatgataaaatattattagaatattattttttaatattattattattttaaaatt
Above is a genomic segment from Juglans microcarpa x Juglans regia isolate MS1-56 chromosome 1D, Jm3101_v1.0, whole genome shotgun sequence containing:
- the LOC121235157 gene encoding 40S ribosomal protein S16, with product MAAPVESVQCFGRKKTAVAVTYCKRGRGLIKINGCPIELVEPEILRFKAYEPILLLGRHRFAGVDMRIRVKGGGHTSQIYAIRQSIAKALVAFYQKYVDEQSKKEIKDILVRYDRTLLVADPRRCEPKKFGGRGARARFQKSYR